From a single Streptomyces liliifuscus genomic region:
- a CDS encoding NAD-dependent formate dehydrogenase: MAKVLCVLYDDPTDGYPTSYARDDLPVIDHYPGGQSAPTPSEVDFTPGHLLGSVSGELGLRRFLEAAGHTLVVTSDKDGDGSVFDRELPDAEVVISQPFWPAYLTPERVAAAKNLKLAITAGIGSDHVDLDAAIAHGVTVAEVTYCNSISVAEHVVMMTLSLVRNYLPSHQVVLDGGWNIADCVARSYDLEGMHVGTVAAGRIGLAVLRRLAPFDVKLHYTDRHRLPEDVERELGLTFHESAADMVPHCDVVTINAPLHPETEGLFGDKLLAQMKRGAYLINTARAKIADRDAVDRALRSGQLAGYAGDVWYPQPAPPDHPWRTMPHHGMTPHISGSSLSAQARYAAGTREILESWLTGRPIRDEYLIVDGGALAGTGAHSYSVTK, from the coding sequence ATGGCCAAGGTGCTCTGCGTCCTGTACGACGACCCCACCGACGGATACCCGACCTCGTACGCCCGTGACGACCTCCCCGTGATCGACCACTACCCCGGCGGTCAGAGCGCCCCGACCCCGTCCGAGGTCGACTTCACACCGGGGCACCTGCTCGGCAGCGTCTCCGGTGAACTCGGCCTGCGCCGCTTCCTGGAGGCCGCCGGGCACACCCTGGTCGTCACCTCCGACAAGGACGGCGACGGCTCGGTCTTCGACCGTGAGCTGCCCGACGCGGAGGTGGTGATCTCCCAGCCGTTCTGGCCGGCGTATCTGACCCCGGAACGTGTCGCCGCCGCGAAGAACCTCAAACTGGCGATCACCGCGGGCATCGGCTCCGACCACGTCGACCTCGACGCCGCCATCGCGCACGGCGTGACGGTCGCTGAGGTGACGTACTGCAACAGCATCAGCGTCGCCGAACACGTGGTGATGATGACGCTGTCCCTCGTCCGCAACTACCTGCCGTCCCACCAGGTGGTGCTCGACGGCGGCTGGAACATCGCCGACTGCGTGGCCCGTTCGTACGATCTGGAGGGCATGCACGTCGGTACGGTCGCCGCCGGGCGCATCGGGCTCGCCGTGCTGCGCCGACTCGCGCCCTTCGACGTGAAGCTGCACTACACCGACCGCCACCGCCTGCCCGAGGACGTGGAGCGGGAACTGGGCCTGACCTTCCACGAGTCGGCCGCCGACATGGTGCCGCACTGCGACGTCGTCACCATCAACGCGCCGCTGCACCCGGAGACGGAAGGGCTGTTCGGCGACAAGTTGTTGGCCCAGATGAAGCGCGGCGCGTATCTCATCAACACCGCGCGGGCGAAGATCGCTGACCGGGACGCCGTGGACCGGGCGCTGCGCAGCGGCCAGTTGGCGGGCTACGCGGGCGACGTCTGGTACCCGCAGCCCGCCCCGCCCGACCACCCCTGGCGGACCATGCCGCACCACGGCATGACCCCGCACATCTCCGGCTCCTCCCTCTCCGCCCAGGCCCGCTACGCGGCGGGCACCCGGGAGATCCTGGAGTCGTGGCTGACCGGCCGCCCCATCCGCGACGAGTACCTGATCGTGGACGGCGGCGCCCTGGCGGGAACGGGCGCACACTCGTATTCGGTCACCAAATGA
- a CDS encoding TOBE domain-containing protein, with the protein MQSYTIGQAARLLGVSPDTARRWADAGRVATHRDEGGRRLVDGRDLAAFSVELAKSGGGDEDVSYTSVRNAFPGIVTAVKLGDVAAQVEIQAGPHRLVSLLTREAVEELGLEVGVEATARVKSTNVHIDRA; encoded by the coding sequence ATGCAGTCCTACACGATCGGCCAGGCAGCGAGGCTGCTCGGAGTGAGTCCGGACACCGCTCGGCGGTGGGCGGACGCGGGCCGGGTGGCCACGCACCGGGACGAGGGCGGGCGGCGCCTCGTCGACGGGCGGGACCTGGCCGCCTTCTCCGTCGAGCTGGCCAAGAGCGGCGGAGGCGACGAGGACGTCTCGTACACCTCCGTCCGCAATGCATTCCCCGGCATCGTCACCGCGGTGAAGCTCGGCGATGTAGCCGCCCAGGTCGAGATCCAGGCCGGTCCGCACCGGCTGGTGTCGTTGCTGACCCGGGAGGCCGTGGAGGAGCTGGGTCTTGAGGTCGGGGTGGAGGCCACCGCCCGGGTGAAGTCGACGAACGTACACATCGACCGCGCCTGA
- a CDS encoding VOC family protein: protein MTSSATQGIKTVLHPVSDLASAKAVYTALLGVAPQTDESYYVGFEAAGQHIGLVPNGGQQGMSSPVVYWHVPDIEAKLAEVTAAGATVKEPAHDVGGGRLVAAFTDLDGNVLGLLQDR from the coding sequence ATGACCAGCTCTGCCACACAAGGAATCAAGACCGTGCTGCATCCCGTGTCCGACCTGGCGTCGGCCAAGGCGGTGTACACCGCGCTGCTCGGAGTGGCGCCGCAGACCGACGAGTCGTACTACGTCGGCTTCGAGGCCGCCGGCCAGCACATCGGGCTGGTGCCGAACGGTGGGCAGCAGGGCATGAGCTCGCCGGTGGTGTACTGGCACGTGCCGGACATCGAGGCGAAGCTGGCCGAGGTGACGGCTGCCGGTGCCACCGTGAAGGAGCCCGCGCACGATGTCGGTGGCGGACGCCTGGTGGCAGCCTTCACCGACCTCGACGGCAATGTCCTCGGACTGCTGCAGGACCGATGA
- a CDS encoding pyridoxamine 5'-phosphate oxidase family protein, giving the protein MSAAPRSRDRRRRDTEHRLAHDVDLWVASASADGTPYLVPLSFDWDGEALLVATPTNSPTGRNLAATRTVRLGLGPTRDVVMIDGEVEVLELDALPKERGDRFAEHTDFDPRTLTTPYRWFRISPRRIQAWREVNELDDRELMRDGRWSV; this is encoded by the coding sequence ATGAGCGCCGCTCCCCGCAGCCGCGACCGGCGTCGTCGCGACACCGAGCACCGGCTCGCCCACGACGTCGACCTCTGGGTGGCCAGCGCCTCTGCGGACGGTACGCCCTACCTCGTACCGCTGTCCTTCGACTGGGACGGCGAGGCGCTGCTGGTGGCCACGCCGACGAACAGCCCCACCGGCAGGAACCTGGCCGCCACCCGGACCGTTCGGCTGGGCCTCGGCCCGACCCGGGACGTGGTCATGATCGACGGCGAGGTCGAGGTCCTGGAGCTCGACGCGCTGCCGAAGGAGAGGGGTGACCGGTTCGCCGAGCACACCGACTTCGACCCGCGGACGCTGACGACGCCGTACCGCTGGTTCCGTATCTCTCCGCGCCGCATCCAGGCCTGGCGCGAAGTGAACGAACTGGACGACCGCGAGCTGATGCGCGACGGCCGCTGGTCGGTCTGA
- a CDS encoding LysR family transcriptional regulator: protein MQLRQLEYLVALARERHFARAAAACFVSQPSLSAAIRRLEHELHVPIVRRGRRYEGLTPEGEVVLAWAHRMLAERDALRQELSALGDGLTGTLRLGVVPTALPAASLLTTPFCDRHPRARVSIESLSSADITHGLAEFELDAAMTYLDDDSMRRLPLYEERYVLLTPTDGPLAAASTARWAQAAALPLCLLGPRMRNRRIIDECFAADGATAAPAIESDSVAGLYAHLPGGRWSSVISHAWLHMFGVPEGMRVVPLEGPAHGPRVGLVTGPDDPPSVLAAALVAVAREAGVREALDERLRTYLETADTG from the coding sequence ATGCAACTGCGCCAGCTGGAATACCTGGTCGCCCTCGCCCGCGAACGCCACTTCGCCCGCGCGGCGGCCGCCTGCTTTGTCTCCCAGCCGTCGCTGTCCGCCGCGATCCGCCGCCTCGAACACGAACTGCACGTCCCGATCGTGCGGCGGGGGAGACGGTACGAGGGCCTCACCCCGGAGGGCGAGGTGGTCCTGGCCTGGGCGCACCGCATGCTCGCCGAACGCGACGCCCTCCGCCAGGAGTTGTCCGCCCTGGGCGACGGCCTCACGGGCACGCTCCGCCTCGGGGTGGTCCCCACGGCGCTGCCTGCCGCCTCCCTGCTGACGACCCCCTTCTGCGACCGCCACCCGCGCGCCCGCGTCAGCATCGAGTCCCTGTCGTCGGCCGACATCACCCACGGGCTCGCCGAGTTCGAGCTGGACGCGGCGATGACGTACCTCGACGACGACTCGATGCGCCGACTGCCGCTGTACGAGGAGCGGTACGTCCTGCTCACCCCCACCGACGGCCCGCTCGCCGCGGCCTCCACGGCCCGCTGGGCCCAGGCCGCCGCCCTCCCGCTCTGTCTGCTCGGCCCGCGCATGCGCAACCGCCGCATCATCGACGAGTGCTTCGCGGCCGACGGCGCCACGGCCGCCCCCGCGATCGAGTCGGACAGCGTGGCGGGGCTGTACGCGCACCTCCCCGGCGGCCGCTGGTCCAGCGTGATCTCGCACGCGTGGCTGCACATGTTCGGCGTACCGGAGGGGATGCGGGTGGTGCCCCTGGAGGGGCCCGCCCATGGACCGAGGGTGGGACTGGTGACCGGCCCGGACGACCCTCCCTCCGTACTGGCCGCGGCGCTGGTGGCGGTGGCGCGGGAGGCGGGCGTACGGGAGGCACTGGACGAGCGGCTGCGGACGTACCTGGAAACCGCGGATACGGGTTGA
- a CDS encoding ATP-binding cassette domain-containing protein, translating to MSRTTRTDAQSPATHDADSHDMIRVHGARENNLKDVSIEIPKRRLTVFTGVSGSGKSSLVFDTIAAESKRLINETYSAFLQGFMPTMARPEVDVLDGLTTAITVDQQRMGGDPRSTVGTATDANAMLRILFSRLGKPHIGPPSAYSFNTASVRASGGITVERGADKTKTVKATFNRTGGMCTRCEGRGKVSDIDLTQLYDDSKSLAEGAFTIPGWKSDSQWTVGLYAQSGFLDPNKPIRSFTKKEMQAFLYGEPTKVKVNGVNLTYEGLIPKIQKSFLSKDKEAMQPHIRAFVERAVTFATCPECDGTRLTEGARSSKINRKSIADACAMEIRDLAEWVRGVKEPSVAPLLTALQQTLDSFVQIGLGYLSLDRASGTLSGGEAQRVKMIRHLGSSLTDVTYVFDEPTAGLHPHDIQRMNNLLLQLRDKGNTVLVVEHKPEVIAIADHVVDLGPGAGTAGGTVCFEGTVEGLKAGDTITGRHLDDRASLKEEVRKSTGALEIRGATANNLRDVDVDIPLGVLSVITGVAGSGKSSLVHGSVPTDEGVVSIDQSPIRGSRRSNPATYTGLLDPIRKAFAKANDVKPALFSANSEGACPTCNGAGVIYSDLGIMAGTSTTCEDCGGKRFDASVLEYRLGGRDISEVLAMPVTEAEEFFGSGEAATPAAHRILQRLSDVGLGYLTIGQPLTTLSGGERQRLKLATHMGDKGGVYVLDEPTTGLHLADVEQLLGLLDRLVDSGKSVIVIEHHQAVMAHADWIIDLGPGAGHDGGKIVFEGTPADLVADRSTLTGEHLAAYVGA from the coding sequence ATGAGCAGGACCACGAGGACGGACGCGCAGTCGCCTGCGACGCACGATGCCGACAGCCACGACATGATCCGCGTGCACGGCGCCCGCGAGAACAATCTCAAGGACGTCAGCATCGAGATCCCCAAGCGGCGGCTGACGGTGTTCACCGGTGTCTCCGGCTCGGGCAAGAGCTCCCTGGTGTTCGACACGATCGCCGCGGAGTCGAAACGGCTGATCAACGAGACGTACAGCGCCTTTTTGCAGGGCTTCATGCCGACGATGGCGCGGCCCGAGGTGGACGTACTCGACGGGTTGACGACCGCGATCACCGTCGACCAGCAGCGGATGGGCGGGGACCCGCGCTCCACGGTCGGTACCGCCACCGATGCCAACGCGATGCTGCGCATCCTCTTCAGCCGGCTCGGAAAGCCCCACATCGGCCCGCCCAGCGCGTACTCGTTCAACACCGCCTCGGTCCGGGCGAGCGGCGGCATCACCGTCGAGCGCGGTGCCGACAAGACCAAGACCGTGAAGGCGACCTTCAACCGCACCGGCGGTATGTGCACGCGCTGCGAGGGCCGGGGCAAGGTCTCCGACATCGACCTCACCCAGCTCTACGACGACTCCAAGTCGCTCGCCGAGGGCGCGTTCACCATCCCCGGCTGGAAGTCGGACAGCCAGTGGACCGTGGGGCTCTACGCCCAGTCGGGATTCCTCGACCCGAACAAGCCGATCCGCAGTTTCACCAAGAAGGAGATGCAGGCCTTCCTCTACGGCGAGCCGACCAAGGTGAAGGTCAACGGCGTCAACCTCACCTACGAGGGGCTGATCCCCAAGATCCAGAAGTCGTTCCTGTCCAAGGACAAGGAAGCGATGCAGCCGCACATCCGGGCGTTCGTGGAGCGGGCGGTCACCTTCGCCACCTGTCCCGAGTGCGACGGCACTCGGCTGACCGAGGGCGCCCGGTCCTCGAAGATCAACCGGAAGAGCATCGCCGACGCCTGCGCGATGGAGATCAGAGACCTGGCCGAGTGGGTCCGCGGCGTCAAGGAGCCGTCGGTGGCGCCGCTGCTCACCGCGCTCCAGCAGACCCTCGACTCGTTCGTGCAGATCGGTCTCGGCTACCTCTCGCTCGACCGGGCGTCGGGCACGCTGTCCGGCGGCGAGGCCCAGCGCGTCAAGATGATCCGCCACCTCGGCTCATCGCTCACCGATGTCACGTACGTCTTCGACGAGCCGACCGCGGGCCTGCACCCGCATGACATCCAGCGGATGAACAACCTGCTGCTGCAGTTGCGGGACAAGGGCAACACCGTGCTCGTCGTCGAGCACAAGCCGGAAGTGATCGCGATCGCCGACCATGTGGTCGACCTCGGCCCCGGCGCCGGCACGGCGGGCGGCACCGTCTGCTTCGAGGGCACCGTCGAGGGGCTGAAGGCCGGTGACACCATCACCGGCCGCCACCTCGACGACCGGGCCTCCCTCAAGGAGGAGGTCCGCAAGTCCACCGGTGCACTGGAAATCCGCGGCGCGACGGCGAACAACCTGCGGGACGTGGACGTCGACATCCCGCTCGGGGTGCTCAGCGTCATCACCGGCGTCGCGGGCTCCGGCAAGAGCTCGCTCGTGCACGGGTCGGTCCCCACCGACGAGGGTGTGGTGTCGATCGACCAGAGCCCGATCCGCGGCTCACGGCGCAGCAACCCGGCGACGTACACCGGGCTGCTCGACCCGATCCGCAAGGCGTTCGCCAAGGCCAACGACGTGAAGCCCGCGCTGTTCAGCGCCAACTCCGAGGGTGCCTGCCCCACCTGCAACGGCGCCGGCGTCATCTACAGCGACCTGGGGATCATGGCCGGCACCTCCACCACCTGCGAGGACTGCGGCGGCAAGCGGTTCGACGCGTCGGTGCTCGAGTACCGCCTCGGCGGGCGGGACATCAGCGAGGTGCTCGCGATGCCGGTGACCGAGGCCGAGGAGTTCTTCGGCTCCGGCGAGGCGGCCACGCCCGCCGCGCACAGGATCCTCCAGCGGCTCTCCGACGTCGGACTCGGCTATCTCACCATCGGCCAGCCGCTCACCACACTGTCCGGCGGCGAGCGGCAGCGGCTCAAGCTGGCCACCCACATGGGAGACAAGGGCGGTGTCTACGTACTGGACGAGCCGACCACCGGCCTCCACCTCGCCGATGTCGAGCAGCTGCTCGGTCTGCTCGACCGGCTCGTCGACTCCGGCAAGTCGGTCATCGTCATCGAGCACCACCAGGCGGTCATGGCACACGCGGACTGGATCATCGACCTCGGTCCCGGCGCCGGCCACGACGGGGGAAAGATCGTCTTCGAGGGCACTCCCGCGGACCTCGTCGCCGACCGCTCCACCCTCACCGGCGAGCACCTGGCGGCGTACGTCGGCGCCTGA